The Cytophagia bacterium CHB2 genome segment GTTTCGATGATCTCAGGCGCGATGCGATTGCGTAGATGCGCCGGCGCGATCGGGCTGTCGTAGCCGCGCATCTCCATTTCCAGCGCGTGATCTTTGACGATGGCATTGAACACATTGTTGAAGATGATGGCATTTTCGCCGTAACGGCCGTCATACGCGCGTTTGGCGGTCTCACGCAATTTGGGGTTAGGATGCCGCAGCAAATGGCGCATCTCTTCCGCGGTCAGCGTTTTTAACTCGCCCTCGATCTCAAGCTGCCAAGTGAAGGAAGCAGTATATTCGGTAAAAAAATTAATAAAGGCGCTCTTGCCGGAGAGATCTTTTTTGTTGATGACTTGTTCTTCTTTTTCAGAAAGTGTGTAGGGCTGGAACAAGCGCACGCCGGTAAGGTAATGCCGGTAGGAATCAAGCGCAGGACTCGCGACGCGTGCGTCAAACTTTTCAGAAGCGAGTTGTTGTAATTCCAATTCGAAGAACAAAACCGCATTCTGCACGCGCGCCATCACTTCCTGGCATTTGCCATAAAGCGCGGTGAAGGCATCCGCGGCCGTGTCAGCGGAGAAGGCCAGATAGGCATACGACTCCGCGCGCATGATGACGGCATAAACTTCTTCTAGCTCGATAATGGCCTGATGCAACGCTGCTGCATCCAAGTCACCGCCGACAATTTTGCCGTAATAACGCTGATGAAACGCATTGGCGTTTTGCAACGCGCGTTCGAGATCGGCCGCGAGACGGGAATCATCTGCGCCGGCATACAAATCTGAAATATCCCAGCGAATGCCCGCGGCTTTGAGAGGAGATTGAATGCCCGTCATGTGACTGAGTGGTGTTTAGAACTGGCACTGAGGCTTGAATGAAAACATTGATCTAAAATTGAGGCGTGATATGGCGAGACCAGACTCTCTTTAAAGTACTGGCATCTGTTTTCGTGAGAACGCCTAGTCGTGCAATTAGGAGAGTTTGCTCCAAGCAGTCTAACCTTGACAATCGAACGACGGAAGGCAGGCGCAATCCTGCCTTTTGCCATTCTTGGAGGGGAACATCGGTTTGGCTGCGAGGAGAGGCGGAAGTCACGGCTGCCACAACTGCATCTGAACCATCGAGCCAAAGCACAAGGACCGGCCGTTTTTTCGAGGTGCTTTGATCAGTAAATGGGATATTTGCAACTCAAAACTCACCGCTTCGGATAGTCATCGTACAACCCCTCGTCTGCGTCGGCATAGCTGTTTAAAAACGCACGATGCCGCCGCCGCGGCAGACGCGACTCCATTTCTTTTTGCGCCGGACGAATACTGATTAGCCACTTGCCCGGTTTGAGCTGTTTTGCAGCTTCCTCGGGGAATGAAAAAACTTCTCCTTTTTTCAACTCAACTTCATAAGTAAGATTCACAAGAGCGCTGGCCATTCTCGCCTCCTGTTTCATTTATTTTCCAACATGCTACTGACAGCTTGAACCTGTCGCCAAAACAGCTTAACACAAATTTCATCAAAGAGCAAGCCCAAATTGGGCGCGCCGATTGGCTCACGAGCATAATCACTATTTGTTTTTAATCATCCCCACCACCTGCCTGGCCAGGGCGTTCGGGATTGGAATCGACAAATTGTATTGCGCGATCTTCCAGATCCCGTCAATCTTGAGCAACACACCGCTGCCGCGACAAACGCCGTAGCTTTCATTCTCCAGCATTTCATCAAACCAGGCAACGTTTTGATCCTGAGAAAAGTAAACATGCCGGGATTTCACCAGATATGTCCAGCCCTTGCCTTGCTCGAAATAAGGCTGGGCAAATGCCTTGAACTCGGCGAGCGTCCAGCGCTCGGCAGCATCGGTGCCAAGAAAAATCGCTTCCGCCGCGAAGTGATCGAAATAACGTTTGCCCTCCGCTTGCGCCGCCGCTTGATGAAAATCATTCAGCATTTGCGCTACCCGGCTGCTATCCGCAGTGCCCGCAGCTTTTGCCGCAGCATGCAACATCAAAAGCATACAGACTTCAATTAAGATCGCTCTCATCGAAGGTCGATTCCTGTTCGGGAGTTAGGCTTTTCAAACCCAGATACATGTCAAGAAACAACGGCATCAGGCCGTTGCTGGCGCTGCTATTCATCAAAATGACAATGCCGACATTGTGTTGCGGCAAAATGGCGATTTGCGCCACGTAACCGCGCAAGCCGCCGCTGTGAAAGACCAGCTTGTTGCCGGCGTAATCGAAAATGCGCCAACCCATGCCGTAATGCGCGTTGCGAATATGCCCGTTCCAATGCGGCCGCCGCCGCTCGCGCGGTGTGCGCACCTGCGGCTGCGAGACTTGTTTGATGACAGACGGGGGGATCACCTCCGGCCGTTCACCGAGCAGCGCGCGCAGCCATTTTGCCATGTCCGTGATGCTCGCATTGATGCCCGCGGCCGCGGGCACCGAGTAATACGTGGGCCTGATCTGAACTGCCTGCCAGCCGCCGCGGCGGCGCACATGCGGCGAGGCATGATTGGGGTTGGCCACCATTTCTTCCCAGCTCAGCGAAGCGTCATACATCTCCAGCGGCACGAGCAGGCGCGTCACCACGAGATGTTCATAAGTGTAACCGGTGGCTTCGCGCAGGATTTCACCGATGAGGCCGTACATCACGTTTTGGTAACTGTAGCATTCGCCCACGCGGCAACCCAGGCGGAGTTCTTTCAGGCGCTTGATAATCGTGGGCAGAGGCTCTTGCGCTTCAATTAAGTTATCGAAGGCATGCGGCGGCAACCCGGTGGTGTGATTCAACAAATGCTTGAGGGTGAGGGCGCGTGTATTTCCCGCGTCACGCAAAGAAAATTTTGGCAGAAATTTGATGACAGGATCATTCCAACTCAGCTTGCCGTCTTCGACAAACAGCGCGGTGAGAATGGAGGCAAAGCCTTTTGAGACCGAGGCGATGCGAAACGCGGTATGCGCATCGATCTTTTCCGGTTTCCCGATTTGGCGAACACCGAAACCTTTCAAATAAACGATGTCGTTTCCCTTAACGATGGCAATGGCGGCGCCGGGGATATTGGCTTCCTGCAAGGCTTGCATTGCATATGCATCGAAATGGCGAACGACATTTTGCACATGCGCCAGCGTATCCACGCCCGGTTTGGCAATGAGCGCTGGCGACAACATGCTCAACATAAGCGCAAAAACACTCCCGTAGCGATAAACGATTTTTCTCCTGGTCATCAAACCTCATGTCCTCGTCTTGAATCTGAATGATTAAGGGTGAAGGCCCGTGAACGCTTGCTTCTGCTTCCTGCTTCGGCGCACGCCGGGGTCATGCTAACGTTGCTCCACCGTAAAAAGGAATAAAGTGGGGCGAATGTAGAAATTCAGCCACTTTCATGCAAGCCCGAAAAATTGAATTCACAAAAATTTTAAGCCATCTCGTAGGAATAAATGCACTGGGATTCGCCGCTTGAGTAATTTGCCCATTTTTGAACCGTGAATACACGCGAATAGGCGCTACGTAAGAATCAACTTGCGTTCATTTCATGGTTTGAGCAAGATAAAAAAACATTTGACTCTTGATTCTCAGCGCCGCAAATATCTGACATTGCTTTGCTTCAGGAAAAAGCCCTTGCTTTCACGCACGGCAACGTCTATTTTTCGGCATGTCACAGGCGCATGAACCTACACCCGTTAAACTCATTGTTGCTGCACTGTTTTCGCGGGAGGAATTTTTGGCGGAAACACGGGACGAATTGGTGCAGGCGTTCGGCGAGATCGATTATCAGAGTTCGCGCTTTCTTTTCGATCTCACCGATTATTACATGACTGAGATGGGTGCTCCTCTTTACCGGCTTTTTTACTCGTTTGCGCAACTCATTTCACCACAGGCGCTGGCCTCCATCAAGATAAAAACAAACCAGGTGGAGCAATTGTTTGCCCGTGCTGGCAAACGCGCCGTCAATCTCGATCCCGGCTATCTCGACACCGACAAATTCGTTCTGGCCTCAGGGAAATATCACGGCTACAAAATCTACTTGAGCGATGGCGTGTGGGCCGATATGACGCTGCATTACGCCAAAGGACATTTTACCCCGCTGCCCTGGAGCTTTCCCGATTTTCAAAGCGGGCGTTATGAAGCCGTTTTTCTGCGCCTGCGCGAGCTTTACAAAAAGCAACTCAAATGAACATCAAAGATAAGCTGCGCGAACTCGAACGTGTGCCGCGTCCCCTCAAAACCGGCATGCCGAAACCGCGCCTCGATCGCTTGCAACAGCTTTTGGGCGGATTCGAGCAGGACGGCTGCTTTGTGGTCGAGCGGCGCCATGCGCTGCATGAACCCTACGGCTCAACCCGGCTCGCCGATTTGCTGGACTTATCCGGAGCGGTGTTGAGCATTGCCGCCAAAGACGAACAACTCAACGAGGTAGCGCTGGCGCAAACCTTGATTGTCGATACCGAAACCACCGGACTTGCCGGCGGGGCGGGCACACTCGCGTTTCTCGTGGGTTTGGGATATTTTGAAAGCGACAGCTTCGTTGTGCGGCAATATTTTTTGCGTCAGCCGCATGAAGAGAGCGCGATGCTTACGGCTTTGCAGCGCCACGTCGCGCAGAGCCGCGGTTTAATCTCCTTCAACGGCAAAAGCTTCGACATTCCGCTTTTGCTCACGCGCACAGTTTTGAATCGCATTCGCATCGATTTGGCCAGCCTGCCGCATTTTGATGTGCTGCACGCCAGCCGCCGTCTGTGGAAAGCGCGGCTGCAAGATTGTTCGCTCGGCAATCTCGAACATCGCATTCTCGGCATTCAGCGCGCGGAAGATGTGCCCAGCGCGCTGATTCCGCAGATTTATTTTGATTTTGTGCGCTATGGCAAAACGGAGCAGCTTGCCGAAGTGCTGGCGCACAACCGGCAGGACATTGTGACCACGGCCGCTCTTCTTGTTCGCATCGGCCAAATCGTGCAAGCGCCGTTCAAATTCAGCGGCTCGCGCGAGGAGTTGCGCCAAATCGGCAAGCTTTACCGCGAAGCCGGCGAGCTTGACACCAGCATCAAATTGTTCGAAGAGCTGGCACTACGCCGCCGCGAGGACGATGCGCTGGATGATTACCTCGCGCTCGGCTTTTGTTACAAAAGCCAGCGCCGCTATGAAGAAGCGAATCGCATTTGGCAGCACATGATCGAGTTCCTGCCGTTTCATCCGTTGCCGTTCATTGAAATTGCCAAGCATCTCGAGCATCGGCAACGCGATCAACGCGCTGCGCTGGCGATCGTGCATCGCGCCCTGCACGCCATTTCTTTAGTGGAAGAATTGCAGCGGCAGAAGAATTGGATGATCTACAAGGATGATTTATTGCGGAGAGAGGGGCGGCTGCGGAAGAAGCGGGAGGCAGCGACGGTGAAAAGCGCCACAGGGCTTACGCACATGAATACCGTCAATGCAAACGAAACCTCTGAAGCAAATTCCGGCAGCGCTCGAGAAATCAACTGAATGCGTTTTTTGGTGTTTATTTCGAATCGAGATACTTTGCAATCTCATACGCCGCGATGCCAAACGCCACCGCAACGTTGAGCGAGTCTTTCTGGCCGCGCATGGGCAACGAGATGACGCCGTCGCATCCCGTCAAAATCTCCGTAGAGATGCCTTCGTATTCGTGGCCGATGATCAATGCCAAAGGAAATTTATAGTCGAATACGCGATAATCCTGGCTTGTTGGAGAGTTTTCTAACGCAATTAAAGCGTAGCCTGCTTGCTTGAGCGCGAGCAGCGCCTCTTTTATTGAGACAAAATATTCCCACGCCACGCTTTCTTCTGCGCCCAGCGCTGCTTTGCGAATTTCCGGCCGCGGCGGCGTGGCCGTCATGCCGCAGAGATAAAGCTTGCTCACACCCGCGCCGTCGGCAGCGCGAAAAATCGAACCGACATTGTGCATGCTGCGAATGCTGTCGAGCACGGCAACGAATGGAGGCGGAGAGGAAGAGGCCGGGGCCATGGGCTTGGTTATAGGGAATAGGTTGCAGGGTATATGTGTCAAGCAAACAAAAAGCGCCAGTCCCAGAAGGGGACAAATGTGATAGCAAGGGGCAACGTCCTGGGAAACAAGAATTCGCCCAGTTTTATAGCCCTGTCAGGGCGAAATGAAATTACGTATGCGACCTCGCCCCATTCTATCTCGCGCCGTTGGCGCTCCGAGTTTGGGTTGAACTTTATCTTGGGGCGTTGCCCCAAGCTTTCATATGCTGCCCCGTCGGGGCTTTTGCTTTCTCCCAAACCCTTAACTTGGCACCGCAGGTTGTCGGGTATAGAACAAAATTGGCGAAAGATAGCATAGAAGTTCATGCGGCGCAAAAGAAAAATACTGTTTCCCGCAACGCCGCAATGAACCGTTTGGGCGGAGAATCCCTCGCTTGACCTTTGATGAAATATTTTATACACTGCATCAAATCTCGCAGGGAGGTTTAACCAGCTAAAGGTGGATGGCTATGAAAATTTTTGAAGGTATGGCCGAACACAATCACGAAGAAGTGGTGTTCTGCCATGATCGCGACTCGGGTTTGAAGGCCATTATTGCTATTCATGACACGACGCTCGGGCCGTCATTAGGCGGCGCGCGCATGTGGCCTTACAAAACCGAAGAAGAAGCCTTGTATGATGTGTTGCGGCTGTCACGCGGCATGACGTACAAAGCTGCAGCCGCGGGCTTGAATCTCGGCGGCGGCAAGGCCGTCATCATCGGCGACTCTGCCACGGACAAGGATGAAATGTGTTTCCGCGCATTCGGGCGTTTTGTCGAAGGACTTGCCGGCCGCTACATCACAGCGGAAGATGTGGGCACCGACGTGCATGACATGGAGTGGGTGCGCATGGAGACGCAATGGGTCACCGGCATTTCAGAAGCGCTGGGCGGCAGCGGCGATCCCTCGCCGGTGACGGCGCGTGGGGTGTATTACGGCATCAAAGCCAGCGCGGAGGAGCTGTTCGGCACCCCCTCCTTGCGCGGCCGCAAGGTGGCGATTCAGGGCGCGGGCCATGTCGGGTATTTTCTCGCGGAGTTTTTGACGAAAGAAGGCGCAAAGGTTTTTATCACGGATATCAAGCCGGGCCGCGTGCAAAAAGTGGTGGATGAATTCGGCGTGACGGCGGTTGAGCCGGAAAAAATTTATGACGTCGACGCCGACATTTTTGCGCCGTGCGCGCTCGGCGCGATTATCAATGAGGAAACCATTCCCCGTTTTAAGTTTCGCATTGTTGCCGGTGGGGCGAACAACCAGCTTGCCGACGAAAAGCGCCACGGCAGCATTCTGATGGAAAAGAATATTCTCTATGCGCCGGATTACGTCATCAACGCCGGCGGCTTGATCAATGTGGCAAATGAAATCGAAGGTTACAATCGCGAAAAAGCGCTGAAGCAGGCGGAAGATATTTACTACATCCTGCACGATATTTTTTCCATTGCCAAAAAAGAACGCGTGCCGACCAACGTGGCTTCCGATCGTCTCGCCGAACGCCGCATCGAACAAGTCGGCAAACTCAAGCGCATGCACGTGATTAAACCGCCGCGGCAAATTCGCGGGCAACGGTATGCCTGGTGAGATTGTAGATTGTGGTTTGATGATTGCGGATTGCAGCTAGCCGGCGCGGCACAACCAGTTTGACCGCGCCGTGGTTTTAACCAGAAGTGACCGGGGGCGCTATGGCTTCTTCAACAATTTTCTCTGAAGCAACGTTGCACGATCTGTGGCGGCTGCAGCGCATTCCGCAAGAATGGCTGCGGACGACGAGCGGAGAGATGGTCACCGTGGTAAATCCGGGACGGCACAATCATGATGCCGGCCCGGACTTCTTGGGCGCAACGTTGCGCCTGGGTGATAGAATTTTGCATGGCGAAGTCGAATTGCATCTCGACGCGCGCGATTGGGTGGCGCACGGCCATGATCGCGACCCGGCTTACAACGGCGTGGTTTTGCATGTCGCCCTTCCTGCAAACAATGCCGAAGCAGTTGCTTGCGATATCGTGCGCGAAAACGGCCTGCCCGTGCCGCAACTCTTGTTACCCGCCTCTGTGCTGCAATCCCCTGTGCAACAAGAATTGGTTTTGCTCGATTGCCCGTTGAGCCGCACGGCGCCGGAGAAAATTCTGGCAACGGTGCGTCATGCCGGGCAATTGCGTTTTGAAGCAAAGGCATTGGCGTTTGCCGAACAGATGCGAAGCGGTTCGTGGGATCAAGCGGTTTATCGCGGCATCGCCGAAGCTTTGGGATATGATAAAAATCAGGAGCCGTTCCGCCGCCTGGCGGCGTTGTTGCCGATTGATTTGATCTTTGCGGAATTGCGCAGCCGCCGCGCCCTTGATGCCGGTGAGTTTGTTGAAGCGCTGATACTTGGCGCGGCCGGTTTCCTGGCACACCGGGCGGAAACAGACGAGCCGCATGACGCCGAAATCGCCGCGTTCGTGTCGGCGCGGCGGCGCATCTGGGAGCCGCTGCGGCATAGCCTGCAAATCCGGCCGTTGCCGGTGGAGAGC includes the following:
- a CDS encoding protein with SnoaL 3 domain, NTF 2 superfamily; its protein translation is MRAILIEVCMLLMLHAAAKAAGTADSSRVAQMLNDFHQAAAQAEGKRYFDHFAAEAIFLGTDAAERWTLAEFKAFAQPYFEQGKGWTYLVKSRHVYFSQDQNVAWFDEMLENESYGVCRGSGVLLKIDGIWKIAQYNLSIPIPNALARQVVGMIKNK
- a CDS encoding beta-lactamase family protein, with the protein product MTRRKIVYRYGSVFALMLSMLSPALIAKPGVDTLAHVQNVVRHFDAYAMQALQEANIPGAAIAIVKGNDIVYLKGFGVRQIGKPEKIDAHTAFRIASVSKGFASILTALFVEDGKLSWNDPVIKFLPKFSLRDAGNTRALTLKHLLNHTTGLPPHAFDNLIEAQEPLPTIIKRLKELRLGCRVGECYSYQNVMYGLIGEILREATGYTYEHLVVTRLLVPLEMYDASLSWEEMVANPNHASPHVRRRGGWQAVQIRPTYYSVPAAAGINASITDMAKWLRALLGERPEVIPPSVIKQVSQPQVRTPRERRRPHWNGHIRNAHYGMGWRIFDYAGNKLVFHSGGLRGYVAQIAILPQHNVGIVILMNSSASNGLMPLFLDMYLGLKSLTPEQESTFDESDLN
- a CDS encoding DUF4416 family protein; the encoded protein is MSQAHEPTPVKLIVAALFSREEFLAETRDELVQAFGEIDYQSSRFLFDLTDYYMTEMGAPLYRLFYSFAQLISPQALASIKIKTNQVEQLFARAGKRAVNLDPGYLDTDKFVLASGKYHGYKIYLSDGVWADMTLHYAKGHFTPLPWSFPDFQSGRYEAVFLRLRELYKKQLK
- a CDS encoding RNA methyltransferase, whose protein sequence is MAPASSSPPPFVAVLDSIRSMHNVGSIFRAADGAGVSKLYLCGMTATPPRPEIRKAALGAEESVAWEYFVSIKEALLALKQAGYALIALENSPTSQDYRVFDYKFPLALIIGHEYEGISTEILTGCDGVISLPMRGQKDSLNVAVAFGIAAYEIAKYLDSK
- a CDS encoding Glu/Leu/Phe/Val dehydrogenase codes for the protein MKIFEGMAEHNHEEVVFCHDRDSGLKAIIAIHDTTLGPSLGGARMWPYKTEEEALYDVLRLSRGMTYKAAAAGLNLGGGKAVIIGDSATDKDEMCFRAFGRFVEGLAGRYITAEDVGTDVHDMEWVRMETQWVTGISEALGGSGDPSPVTARGVYYGIKASAEELFGTPSLRGRKVAIQGAGHVGYFLAEFLTKEGAKVFITDIKPGRVQKVVDEFGVTAVEPEKIYDVDADIFAPCALGAIINEETIPRFKFRIVAGGANNQLADEKRHGSILMEKNILYAPDYVINAGGLINVANEIEGYNREKALKQAEDIYYILHDIFSIAKKERVPTNVASDRLAERRIEQVGKLKRMHVIKPPRQIRGQRYAW
- a CDS encoding DUF2851 family protein; the encoded protein is MASSTIFSEATLHDLWRLQRIPQEWLRTTSGEMVTVVNPGRHNHDAGPDFLGATLRLGDRILHGEVELHLDARDWVAHGHDRDPAYNGVVLHVALPANNAEAVACDIVRENGLPVPQLLLPASVLQSPVQQELVLLDCPLSRTAPEKILATVRHAGQLRFEAKALAFAEQMRSGSWDQAVYRGIAEALGYDKNQEPFRRLAALLPIDLIFAELRSRRALDAGEFVEALILGAAGFLAHRAETDEPHDAEIAAFVSARRRIWEPLRHSLQIRPLPVESWRFFQLRPQNFPTRRLAGLCAIILKFYRHGILEHLSRLLQAPGKRGRKLAQELVSFFLCPAQGFWQTHYHLRGRDNPQPAAPGDLVGRDRSRDILVNLILPALWLYYREAGNAILQNQAQEVYAHLPKLQENRATQAMQQQLRRVYPLAKELSASAKCQQGMLHLQKLFCRPLRCEECLGLQPGIPASS